ATTGCCACCTGCGGTCTTCCCCTGGCCTTGACAGAGCTGTGCCTTTTGCGAGAGGGCTTTATTCTTCTTTTCTTCTTACTTTGCATCAAATCCCCGTCTTCGTGCTCCCCTTCCGATTAAATAACCTAACAAATGGGAGCTGATAGGAGATCTGCAACGCGTCGGCGGGAATCTTGAGTAAACACCGCCAAGATCAAGTCTGGATGCCTGAGACCCGCAATCAACAAAGCGTGGTCTCGGATGATGATATATACAGACTCATTGTATCGCGTGTCAACCCAAAAGTCACAAAAAAATTGCGTAATGGCTGCAGAAGCTGTTCTGAGGCAATTCCTCCTACAATTGTCGGTTTCTGAGGTGTTGCAAAATGCAGCAATTCCCCAGACGCTGAAACAGTACTTGCGAACGATCATGAAAACTGTCATCATAGAATTTCTTTTCAGCAAAGCTCGTCCTGTCAACCGAGTGGCCATGAAGCAGAAGACTTCTTGTCAATTACGTTGTTCAGTCACCTATACCGGATATCTCGTTCCCGAAAGAGTTCTTTTTTGTACGAACGAACTTTGATCGTTTTTTGAGAATTCGGACTATATCTTGAAAACCGCAAATAATGTCGAGTGTCGATCGTTTGATTACCATTCTCCGACAACACGGTGGCGGCTTTATTCCACCAAAGATACAAAACCTGGGGGTTGACTATGAAGTATCAGGAAGCGTACCGAGAATCTCTAGAAAATCCGGAATCCTTCTGGGGAAGAGCTGCTGAAGAGCTCGTGTGGGACCGAAAATGGGATAAGGTGCTGGAATTCTCGAATCCCCCTTTTTATAAGTGGTTTAAAGGCGGCATGCTGAATACCTGTTTCAATGCAGTCGACTACCACGTTCAACAGGGCCGCGGAGATCAGGTGGCGGTCATTTACGATAGCCCGGTAACTAACACCATTCAGAAAATCACTTACTCGCAGTTGCAGGACAGGGTGGCTCGTATTGCGGGTTTCTTGCAGAAATTAGGTGTTGCCAAAGGGCATACGGTTCTCATCTACATGCCCATGATCCCCGAAGCTCTCATGTCCATGCTGGCATGCGCGCGGCTCGGCGCCATTCATTCGGTCGTTTTCGGCGGATTTGCCTCCAGAGAATTGGCTATCAGAATCGACGATGCCAAGCCGAAGGTAATCTTGTCTGCGTCCTGCGGTATTGAAGTGCAGCGCGTCATCCCTTACAAGCCGCTTCTTGACGAAGCAATAGATATTGCGGACCACAAGCCCGAAACATGCGTCATCCTGCAAAGGCCGCAAGCGAAAGCAGAGTTGAAACAAACGAGAGACCTTGAGTGGGCCGATCTGGAAGGAAAAGCAGAACCTGTGGGATGCGTTTCCGTAGAAGCGACCGATCCTTTGTACATTCTTTATACTTCCGGAACCACAGGGAAGCCGAAAGGAGTCGTTCGGGACAACGGCGGACATGCAGTCGCACTGAAGTGGAGCATGAAACACATCTACGGCATCGAACCGGGAGATGTGTACTGGGCCGCTTCAGACGTGGGGTGGGTTGTGGGGCATTCTTACATCGTGTACGGTCCGTTGCTCATGGGAGCCACTACCATAGTATACGAAGGGAAGCCCGTGGGAACTCCCGATCCGGGTGCGTTCTGGCGACTTATATCTCAGCATGGTGTCAAAGCTTTGTTCACTGCCCCTACCGCAATCCGAGCCATTAAACGAGAGGACCCCAAAGGCGAGTACCTCAGGAAATATGACATATCATCGTTCGATACCCTTTTCCTTGCAGGAGAAAGACTTGACCCTGACACTTATTATTGGGCTTCCGAGCTCTTGCAGGTTCCTGTCATCGACCACTGGTGGCAAACTGAAACCGGGTGGGCGATTGCAGGCAACTTTAGAGGTCTGGAGCTATTTCCCACGAAAGCCGGCTCAGCTACCAAACCCATGCCCGGATATAATGTGAAGATCCTCGACGGAGGAACCGCCGAAGAACTGGGACCCAATCAAAACGGTGTGATTGTGGTGAAACTGCCTTTACCCCCCTGCAATCTACCAACGCTCTGGCAGGACGATCGGCGATTTGTAGAATCGTACATGAGCCCGTTTCCCGGATATTATCTTACCGGTGACGGTGGATATATCGATGAAGACGGTTACGTCTTCGTCATGGGTCGTATTGACGACGTCATAAATGTGGCAGGACACCGGCTATCTACCGGAGGCATGGAAGAAGTTCTGGCGACTCATCCGAATGTCGCTGAATGTGCGGTAGTAGGTGCTGCCGACAGCCTCAAAGGGCAGGTCCCGGTAGGATTTGTAGTACTCAAAGCCGGAGTGAGCAGGCCTCATGACGAGATAGTCGGCGAGCTTGTCCAAATGGTGCGGAAGGAAATCGGACCCATCGCCGCGTTCAAACAGGCCGCTGTCGTGAACCGTCTTCCCAAAACGCGCTCCGGAAAAGTGCTCAGGGGAACCATGCGCAAGATTGCAGACGGTGAAAGCTACAAAGTTCCCTCTACCATTGACGATCCGGCGATTCTTGAGGAAATCGGTTCCGCTGTCCTGACGATTGGATACGGAAAAAAAGCGAACTGACCGGAACTGCTTCCAGGCGGGAAACCAAAGTGTTTCCCGTCTGAAAGACCCATTTTCGGTCAACGCGGACACTTCAGGTCTCTACAAAATACTCCTTTTTATCAGTGAACTATTTGTCTTCTCAGGAGACGTGCTATAGAGAATATTTGTGCAGCGCCACATTGCCTGTGCCTGTAGTATTGAGATTCGTGAATTAGCTTCATGTCGCTGACGAGCCTGGGATTAAAGGAGACTGCTTCATGCATCATGCTTCACGCGTATATGAATCTCATTTAAGAAAATTCGCAAAAACTGCTCACGTGAAAGGTATGGAAGAGTACACGTCATTGTATCGACAGTCGATCGACAATCCCGAACTCTTCTGGTCGGAACAGGCTCGGAAACACCTACACTGGTTTAAAGACTGGGACTTTGTTGTGCGTTTCGATCCTGATGAGGCCAGGGCTGCATGGTTCGGAGGGGGAACACTGAATGCGGCGTATAATTGTCTGGACCGACATCTCGACACTCGGGGAGACAGTATTGCTATTTACTGGGAAGGTGTCGAATCGGAAGCCGACAGGACTTTGACATTCTCTCAGCTCAATGAGCTGGTGAACGCTTTTGCAGCGGTTTTTAAAGCGCGTGGACTGGGGAGGGGCGATCGAATAGCGATCCACATGCCCATGATTCCCGAATTCGCTGCGGCAATATTGGCATGTGCCCGGATAGGGGCTGTGCATTGCTGCGTATGCCTGGGATTCGGCCGAGAATCGTTAGTGTCGAGAATCAACGATACCGGAGCAAAAGTATTAGTGACAGCGGATGGATCTCGCGTGGAGGGAAATCCGATCGGCCTCAGCGGAAAAATGAGTAGATGTCTTGAAGCATGTCCCCATCTCGAATCCGTGATCGTGGTGAATCACCTCGGGCTCGATTTGAACCTGAAATCCCCTCGAACAGTATGGTTTCATGAAGTCGCTTCGGATTTGTCTCAATCGCATATAGTTCAGTCGGAGCACATGGATGCGGAAGACCCCCTGTTCGTCTTTTATACCAGTGCAGCCATCGGCAAACCGAGAGGCCTTGTTTACGCTCATGGGGGTTATCTGCTCTGGGCTGCAATGAGCACACGGTTGATCCTGGATTTACAGGATACGGACAGATATTGGTGCACTGAAGATTTTGGCTGGATGCCGGGACTTACCCTCGGTCTTTATGGAGCATTGCTCAATGGGGTAGGGACAGTGATGTTTGAAGGAGCGCCCTGGGATTCGTCAGGCAAGAGATTTTGGGAGATTATTGAAAAGCATCGGATTACCAAGTTATCTACCACTCCCACTCTTGTCCGGACCTTTGCCGCTTCCGGCTCTGCATCTTCATCGCATCCCGGGCATTCGTCACTCGAGGTGCTGAGCAATCTTTGGGAGCCCTTCTCTCCGGATACATGGGAATGGCTTTTCGAGAATGTGGGAAACGGCAACTGCCCTGTGATGAACATGTGGTGGCAAGCCGAATCCGGAGGTCCTATGATTTCTTCGTTTCCGGGAGTGACTCCGGTTAAACCGGGGTCGGTCTCTTTTCCTCTTTTCGGAGTGGAACCGATCATCTTGGACCTCGATACAGGAGAAGAGACCCGCTATCCGAATCAGGAAGGCGCTCTGCTCATTGGAAAACCCTGGCCCGGGATGGTTCGCACGATATTCGCCAATCACGACGAATATCGGGACGCATATTACGCTCCTATTCCCGGACTCTTCATTACAAGTGATGGGGCCAAGATAGACGAAGACGGCTATTATTGGATTACCGGAAGGATTGACGATGTCATTAAGGTCTCCGGCAGGTGTGTAGGTGCGTGGGAAATCGAGACTGCTCTTGGATCGCATCCTGCCGTGAGTGAGGCGACTGCCGTAGGGATTCCTCATCCGCTGAAAGGGCAGGGTATCTATCTCTTTGTTACCCTTAATCCCGGTTATGAACGGTCCGAAACTCTCAGAGAGGAATTGGCAAATCTACTCCTGGATAACATCGGTACGATGGCTCTTCCCGACATAGTCCAATGGGCAAAAGCACTTCCCAAGACTCGCAGCGGAAAAATTCTGAGACGCTTACTCCAGAAGATTGCAGCCGGGCACGTAAACGATCTCGGCGATACTGCAACGGTGGCAGATCCGGCTGTTTTGGAGACTCTGATCAAGGAAAGATTGGGGTTTCTCTAATACCGTTCTGCGTTCAAGATGCTTACTGCACTGACCTGTCTTCGCAGGTCCATGCTTCTGCCTCAGTAGGAACTATCTTGACTGCAAGTCCGCATAAAATTGTACAATTACGGTTTCGCCCTGCCCAATGTGCATAAGAACTGTGATGGATGTCTCTTTCCTGTGCTTTCATCAGAAGTGGTGCGGCCCAAGCTTTCCGGCTGTGTAAAAATCTCTGAGTCGTAGATAGCCTGCCTCTTTTAAGTTCTTAACCAGAAACAGGAAGAGATAAGCTGTCTGGAGCGCATCTTCCAGCGCATCGTGTTGAGTGAACAGCGGCAGGCCGTATTCACGGGCAAGGACCGCAAGATTGTACGATTTGCCGAGACCGGTGATTTCGACATTCGATCTGGATCGGTGGTCCTGAAACACTTCGGCCAATTTCATGGAATCGACACAGGGATTGCTCATTGTGCCTCCGAGGTGCTTTCGGAGCGCTTTGTTGAGAAAGGCCATATCAATACCCACATAATGCCCTATCAGGAGAGCCTTACCGCAAAATGCGACGAATTCCGGCAGCACTTCCCCGATTCCGGGCGCATCTTCTATTTGCTGAGGAGATATTCCATGGATGAGCGTGCTGCTCTTGGGCAGGTTTCCGGTCGGTCGAACGTACGAAAAAAAACTCTCACCCAGAACGATCCGCAGGTCCTTTATTCGGACCGCTCCTATTGAGACAATCTCATCCCGTTTCGGATTTAGTCCTGTCAGCTCGGTGTCAAATGCCACAAAATCGTATGTCTCTATGGCGGAGGTCTGATCGAATTGTGAAAAACAGGACGCGTTTTCCTGCAGAATCGGGTGCTTGGGAACTCGTGTCCAGGGCCACAATTTCACGTCGATTCACCTGTCCCGGCAATCTATTCTTGAACGTTCGCTTATCCATTCAGCTATGCGTGGGAAAAATCCCCCCTTCCCCCCTTTATAAAAGGGGGGGGAAAGAAGGCACCTGCCAATTCCCCCTTAATAAAGGGGAGTAAGGGGGGATTTTGAAAGTCAGTGGTATCATGATCACAGGAGAAGATCTTCTCCACCCTTCGTAACTGAATGGTTACTATTCGGCGACTCTGAACTCATCCTTCACATACGTCTGAATTCTACCGATTACAGCAAAGGATTCCTTGAGTGTCTGCTTTTCGAGATCCGACAACTCAGCCGGATCGATATGGTTGTGCGGTGCCTGCCCTATTTCCATCATACGCAGTTGATGAACAAGTCTGAGTTGCATTTGAAACTCGTACGCTTCTCGAGTCTCCACGTAAAGCTCCCGCGGAATATGACCGTTCTCTGAGAGCGTGTCGAGTCGATCCAGTGTATTGGTCTCCTTTACGCCATGCCTCAAGGCCATGAGACGGGCGAAATCGACGAAGGGCACCATGCCGCGAGTTTTTATGTCGAGACGGTTCTTGTATTTGCCGTCCTTTTCCACCATGAAGTTTCTGAAGAAAGTAAGTGGAGGTTTGCTCTGCAGACAATCTTTCGCGAGATGCATCAGGAAAATTCCCTTGGAAGGCGCCTGCAAAGCAAGATAATCCCTTAAACGCTCACCGAGACTTACCTGACCGTATCCAGGTCTGAAATCGAAGAAGATGGTCGCATTCAACACTTCTTCGGGTTCCGGTGCGGAAATCCATCTGTCGAAGTAACCTTTCCATACTGAATAGGGTTTGCGCCACCGAGGGTTGGAAGCCATCATTTCCCCTTTGCACAAGGGATATCCACAGGCTTCCAGGTGCTGTATCGCCCGATTCCCGAATCGGCGAAAGTACAATTTGGCAGTCTTTATCGCTTCCCAATCGTCTTCGGGAGTCTGATAGATAAGCGCATTATCCTGATCGGTCTTGAACGTTTGTTCCTTGCGTCCTTCGCTGCCGAACATTATCCAGCAGAACGGATTCGGTGCCGGTCCCATCTCTTCGTAAAGCAGAGTCAGCAGCCGGTGCACAATGTGGTCGTTTAGGACCGTAATCATACGGGTCACATTGTTGGCTTTGGCTCCTTCTTCCACAAGTGACCTGACAACGAGCGGCACCTTTTGAGACAGCGAGTACAATCCCTCGATCTGACGCTGGGCCACTATTTCACGGAAAAGGTAGAGTGGCGATGTCCCTTGGTGAACCATTATGTCGTGTGCCGTGACTACTCCGATTATCTCATTGCCGCGTTCCACCGCGAGATGATGCACCTGCTCGTTCATCATCTGCAGAAGAGCGTCAAAACAAACCACATGGGATGGTATAGTCTTCACCGGGCTTGACATGATCTCGGCAACTGGGGCATCGTAGCCCATTCCGGTGGCTACTACTTTGGTACGGAGATCTTTATCTGTGATTATCCCTGCAATTTCTCCTGCCTGGTCCTCGATGAGGAGCGAGCCTATAGCCAGTTCGGACATGTGCTTCGCTGCCTGCTGTATGCTCATGGACGCGTGGATAATCTCGGGAAGTCGCTTGATTACATCCTTGATCTCCAGACTGAACAGATAAAAAGCATCTTGAGACCGAGCTCTGAATTTTCTGCTGCGAAGCTCGTTGTATGCATTGTACACGACGTCTTCCGAAAAACGTTTCAGATAATATTGCGCAAACTTGGGATTGTTCTGGATAAGATCCAGAAAAGCTTCTTTTTCCAGAAGAAAGCAGAAGGTGTCCTCGACCGTTTCTACATTCAGATTGGCCTTCGATCCTCTGATGAGTCCAAGAGCACCGAAGTATCCTCCTTCTCCACGGAAATCTTTCAAGGTGACCGCCCCGTCGACATCCGTCAGGTACACCTTTACGCCGCCTCTGTAGATCAGGTACATGTGCGTGACTTCGCTGACGTCCTGTTGAAGCACCAGGGTATCTTTCGGAAAGAAGTCTACAGTGCAATGATTGGCAAGATCTCTTTGAGCATCGTCATCCAGCTCGTTGAATGGAATCGTTTTTCGAAGGAAATCCAGGACAACTTCCGGATCGGCCTCATGGAAAATTGATTGCTGATTCATGCAACCTCCCACGGGATGGAGAGTGGTCAAATATAGCACGTGATGAACAAAGAATGCACGTACATCCTCTGTGGCCGATCATTCGCATACCCCTGCCTCTATGAGGCAAGGCATCAGACAGCGATCGGAAACTGTTGTTTGACATGGACAAGCATCCGATTGATTACGGAAAATACCTCTTTCAGCATCTTTCTTTCCAATTCTGAAAGCTCGCCGGGGTCTATGAAATTTTCGGGCACCATACCGGATTCTACCATTTCAAGTTGCCGGACCAGGAGGAGTTGCATGAGAAATTCATATGCCTCCCGAATGTCTACATGCAACTCTTCTGAAAAGCAGCCTCTATCCATAAGTAGCTGCAACCGCCGAATCGTATTGGTTTCCGGGATGCCCTGCCGCAAAGCGAGTAATCGGGCGAAATTGACAAAAGGTGCCAATCCCCTGGTCTTCACATCCAGACGATTGCGCTGCAGCCCGTCTTTTTCTACGACAAAGTGTCTGAAAAAAGAGAGTGGAGGCCAGTTCAAGAGACACTCGCCCGCCATGTGCATCATGAATACGGTTTGACGTTCTGCCCAGGAGACGACCTGCTTCCGCAATTCCTGCCCAAGAGACACTGTTCCGGCATCAGGGCGAAAATCGAAAAATGTTACGGCAAGAGAGACCTCCTGGGGATCCGGGGTACAAATCCAGTTATTAAAGTAGTTCCTCCACACGGATACCGGCTTTCGCCAGGAAGGATTTGAGGCCATGAGACCACTCTTACATCGAGGATAACCGCAATCGAGCAGGCGATCCACCGTCAAGCGAGACAGAGTCTCAAAGTAGGCTTCGGCGGTTCGGCGCTCCCGATCGTTTGCCGGATCTCCGTACATGAGAGCGTTGTCCTGGTCGGCTTTCAGAATTTGCTCTTTGCGCCCGTTACTACCCAGCGTTATCCAGCAAAACGGGACTGGCGGCGGGCCTATTTCCTGCTGTAAGAGGTCCAGGATACCGCTCAAAATCCTGTCATTGAGAACCGTGATCATAGGAGTGATTTCGCTGGCTTTTGCCCCTTGCTCGAGTAGAGCGCGCACAAGATTCGGGATTCTCCGCGAAAGAGTGCAAAGTCCCTCGATACTCTTGGGGGCCACTGTTTCCCTGAGAAGATACGTCGGTGAAACACCCTGAAAAACCATCATGTCGTGGGTCGTCACCATGCCGATAATCTCTTGCAAGTGCTCCACCGCCAGGTGATCTACTTGCTCCTGCATCATCGTCAATAGTGCTTCGAAGCACGTTGCCTGAGCCGGGATGGTAAGTACGGGCGAAACCATAATGGACTCAAGAGTGGCATTACCGTCCAGAGCTTCAGCCACCACCTTGCTTCGCATATCTGTATCCGTGACAATGCCCGTTACCCTGTAAGAGTCGTCTCCAACCAGCAAGGACCCGATTCCCATGCGGGTCATACGCAATGCAGCGTCCTGAATCGTTGTGGAACAAGGCACTACTTGGGGCTGATTCTTGACAATATCGCGCACTTGATAACTGAAAAGATGCACAGACTTCCGGCGCCCGGGATGCATATGTTCGTCACGTAATTCGGCGTATGCGGAAGACATGAGGTCTTCAGAGATAGGATCCAAATAGAAGCGCTCAAATCGGGGATATTTCCTCACGAGATGAAGCAGATCATCCTTGGGCAGGAGAAAGCAAAACGTATCCTCCAACGTCTCGACATTGAAATCCGCTTTCCTGCCGCGAAGTATGGATGCCGCTCCAAATGTTTCTCCTTCGCAACTGTAATCCTTGAGAATCGTACCTGGACGCGATCCTGTCAGATAAGTCTTCACTGCTCCCTTTTGGATCAAATGGAGGTGCATGACATCCGTTACGCCTTCGCGCAAAATAAGAGTCCCCCGAGGAAAAAAGTCAATAATCCATTTGCGCGCGACATCTTCGAGAGTACGATTTTCCAGCTCACTGAAAGGAAGCGTGTTTCGCAAGACCTCGAAAACAACGGCAGGCGTTACAGAATAGGATAGGAGTCTTCTATTCACTGAGCCTCCTGGGCGAAATTCCGCGATCAATCGGAACTGGAACCCTGTATCAGTGATGGGTAATACGCTTTCTCGATACTGAAAATTCTAACACAGTTTACTCCAGAAAATCTCCATGTAAGCTCAGAATTTGTTTCTAAATTACGCCTCGTGGACATCCATTGTGAAACGGCCCGTATGAAAGGACAACCGTGAATCCAAGTCGCAGGAAATGCCCCAAAACTCAAACCGAGATTTTAGAAACGTACTTGACAGAGGTCTTCTCTGAGGTGTAATTCTAACAATATATAATTTGTTTGTCAGGAATCTTGATGTTTTTCCCGGAGTGCTCCAAAATCTCGCCTGGAATGAATTCTGTTCACCGATTTTCGGGCAAGAGCCGCATTAGTGTCCTCGCATTTTCCAGTATACTTTTGGCGCCGAATGGAACACTCATTATCGGGGATTCTCCTTCTGAAAAGAAGTTTTCTTCGAAGGAAGCTCATGGAGTTTGTTAACTCTCCGTTATCACATATCGCCGGAGTCCTGATAAGAATCAGGCACAGCCATTCCACATTCTTTCCTTGTATGTATTCAGTGAATCCCGGGTCTGGTAGGATTTATTGAGGCCGCTCGGGAAACTTTCGATCCTGAGAGGCTTTGGACGCAGTCATCGTAAGAAACGGACGGTTCAGGCAATTAACACTGGAGTTTCAATCCGCAACAGTCGGCAAAAGACAAATGCGAGCGATAAGTCTCGGGGAATAGAAGGGAATCAATCAAGGGGGAGTACTTTCCTCGAATTCCGAGAGACTCTGTCCTAACAACACAGAACAAGGAGGTTTGAGGCTATGGAGAATACTCCAAAATGGTACGACGCTCATCTTCAAGACTATCGCAAGGTCGCTTACATCAAGAGCAAAGAGGAATACGACGAG
The sequence above is a segment of the Desulfomonile tiedjei DSM 6799 genome. Coding sequences within it:
- a CDS encoding 3'-5' exonuclease, which gives rise to MKLWPWTRVPKHPILQENASCFSQFDQTSAIETYDFVAFDTELTGLNPKRDEIVSIGAVRIKDLRIVLGESFFSYVRPTGNLPKSSTLIHGISPQQIEDAPGIGEVLPEFVAFCGKALLIGHYVGIDMAFLNKALRKHLGGTMSNPCVDSMKLAEVFQDHRSRSNVEITGLGKSYNLAVLAREYGLPLFTQHDALEDALQTAYLFLFLVKNLKEAGYLRLRDFYTAGKLGPHHF
- a CDS encoding DUF294 nucleotidyltransferase-like domain-containing protein, which translates into the protein MNQQSIFHEADPEVVLDFLRKTIPFNELDDDAQRDLANHCTVDFFPKDTLVLQQDVSEVTHMYLIYRGGVKVYLTDVDGAVTLKDFRGEGGYFGALGLIRGSKANLNVETVEDTFCFLLEKEAFLDLIQNNPKFAQYYLKRFSEDVVYNAYNELRSRKFRARSQDAFYLFSLEIKDVIKRLPEIIHASMSIQQAAKHMSELAIGSLLIEDQAGEIAGIITDKDLRTKVVATGMGYDAPVAEIMSSPVKTIPSHVVCFDALLQMMNEQVHHLAVERGNEIIGVVTAHDIMVHQGTSPLYLFREIVAQRQIEGLYSLSQKVPLVVRSLVEEGAKANNVTRMITVLNDHIVHRLLTLLYEEMGPAPNPFCWIMFGSEGRKEQTFKTDQDNALIYQTPEDDWEAIKTAKLYFRRFGNRAIQHLEACGYPLCKGEMMASNPRWRKPYSVWKGYFDRWISAPEPEEVLNATIFFDFRPGYGQVSLGERLRDYLALQAPSKGIFLMHLAKDCLQSKPPLTFFRNFMVEKDGKYKNRLDIKTRGMVPFVDFARLMALRHGVKETNTLDRLDTLSENGHIPRELYVETREAYEFQMQLRLVHQLRMMEIGQAPHNHIDPAELSDLEKQTLKESFAVIGRIQTYVKDEFRVAE
- a CDS encoding acetate--CoA ligase, which gives rise to MHHASRVYESHLRKFAKTAHVKGMEEYTSLYRQSIDNPELFWSEQARKHLHWFKDWDFVVRFDPDEARAAWFGGGTLNAAYNCLDRHLDTRGDSIAIYWEGVESEADRTLTFSQLNELVNAFAAVFKARGLGRGDRIAIHMPMIPEFAAAILACARIGAVHCCVCLGFGRESLVSRINDTGAKVLVTADGSRVEGNPIGLSGKMSRCLEACPHLESVIVVNHLGLDLNLKSPRTVWFHEVASDLSQSHIVQSEHMDAEDPLFVFYTSAAIGKPRGLVYAHGGYLLWAAMSTRLILDLQDTDRYWCTEDFGWMPGLTLGLYGALLNGVGTVMFEGAPWDSSGKRFWEIIEKHRITKLSTTPTLVRTFAASGSASSSHPGHSSLEVLSNLWEPFSPDTWEWLFENVGNGNCPVMNMWWQAESGGPMISSFPGVTPVKPGSVSFPLFGVEPIILDLDTGEETRYPNQEGALLIGKPWPGMVRTIFANHDEYRDAYYAPIPGLFITSDGAKIDEDGYYWITGRIDDVIKVSGRCVGAWEIETALGSHPAVSEATAVGIPHPLKGQGIYLFVTLNPGYERSETLREELANLLLDNIGTMALPDIVQWAKALPKTRSGKILRRLLQKIAAGHVNDLGDTATVADPAVLETLIKERLGFL
- a CDS encoding propionyl-CoA synthetase; this translates as MKYQEAYRESLENPESFWGRAAEELVWDRKWDKVLEFSNPPFYKWFKGGMLNTCFNAVDYHVQQGRGDQVAVIYDSPVTNTIQKITYSQLQDRVARIAGFLQKLGVAKGHTVLIYMPMIPEALMSMLACARLGAIHSVVFGGFASRELAIRIDDAKPKVILSASCGIEVQRVIPYKPLLDEAIDIADHKPETCVILQRPQAKAELKQTRDLEWADLEGKAEPVGCVSVEATDPLYILYTSGTTGKPKGVVRDNGGHAVALKWSMKHIYGIEPGDVYWAASDVGWVVGHSYIVYGPLLMGATTIVYEGKPVGTPDPGAFWRLISQHGVKALFTAPTAIRAIKREDPKGEYLRKYDISSFDTLFLAGERLDPDTYYWASELLQVPVIDHWWQTETGWAIAGNFRGLELFPTKAGSATKPMPGYNVKILDGGTAEELGPNQNGVIVVKLPLPPCNLPTLWQDDRRFVESYMSPFPGYYLTGDGGYIDEDGYVFVMGRIDDVINVAGHRLSTGGMEEVLATHPNVAECAVVGAADSLKGQVPVGFVVLKAGVSRPHDEIVGELVQMVRKEIGPIAAFKQAAVVNRLPKTRSGKVLRGTMRKIADGESYKVPSTIDDPAILEEIGSAVLTIGYGKKAN
- a CDS encoding DUF294 nucleotidyltransferase-like domain-containing protein; the encoded protein is MNRRLLSYSVTPAVVFEVLRNTLPFSELENRTLEDVARKWIIDFFPRGTLILREGVTDVMHLHLIQKGAVKTYLTGSRPGTILKDYSCEGETFGAASILRGRKADFNVETLEDTFCFLLPKDDLLHLVRKYPRFERFYLDPISEDLMSSAYAELRDEHMHPGRRKSVHLFSYQVRDIVKNQPQVVPCSTTIQDAALRMTRMGIGSLLVGDDSYRVTGIVTDTDMRSKVVAEALDGNATLESIMVSPVLTIPAQATCFEALLTMMQEQVDHLAVEHLQEIIGMVTTHDMMVFQGVSPTYLLRETVAPKSIEGLCTLSRRIPNLVRALLEQGAKASEITPMITVLNDRILSGILDLLQQEIGPPPVPFCWITLGSNGRKEQILKADQDNALMYGDPANDRERRTAEAYFETLSRLTVDRLLDCGYPRCKSGLMASNPSWRKPVSVWRNYFNNWICTPDPQEVSLAVTFFDFRPDAGTVSLGQELRKQVVSWAERQTVFMMHMAGECLLNWPPLSFFRHFVVEKDGLQRNRLDVKTRGLAPFVNFARLLALRQGIPETNTIRRLQLLMDRGCFSEELHVDIREAYEFLMQLLLVRQLEMVESGMVPENFIDPGELSELERKMLKEVFSVINRMLVHVKQQFPIAV